The following are encoded in a window of Flavobacteriales bacterium genomic DNA:
- the paaK gene encoding phenylacetate-CoA oxygenase/reductase subunit PaaK, which yields MTLEPSGYFRALIMSSTRMARFHTLPVADVHQETADSIVVTFRIPPEQREDFRFVHGQYLTLKLTVNGEELRRSYSICSSPLDPEEIRIAVKKVPGGRASTVLVDKLKPGMTIEVMTPMGNFTSALDPAHVKHYVAFAAGSGITPILSILKTVLRGEPKSRFTLFYGNTDVDRIIFRGKLEELKAQYGERLGVHHILTQGQDEDTLFNGRITTEKASQLLGRFVTDSLDKEYFICGPEQMMVNVSEALEMLGVEKKRIHIELFTTPVTAEAKAPPQAVGDGAFSGMAKVTVILDGRETVLDVRASGDAVLDVALDAGLDVPFACKGAVCCTCKARVVKGQVEMAMNYALTDEEVEDGYVLTCQTHPRSAEVTIDYDQH from the coding sequence CATCATGAGCAGCACCCGGATGGCCCGTTTCCATACCCTTCCCGTCGCAGACGTCCACCAGGAGACCGCGGACAGCATCGTGGTCACCTTCCGGATCCCTCCGGAACAGCGCGAGGACTTCCGCTTCGTACACGGTCAGTACCTCACGCTGAAGCTCACGGTGAACGGGGAGGAGTTGCGCCGCAGCTACAGCATCTGCAGCAGCCCGCTGGATCCGGAGGAGATCCGCATCGCGGTGAAAAAAGTACCGGGTGGCCGGGCATCCACCGTGCTGGTGGACAAGTTGAAGCCGGGCATGACCATCGAGGTGATGACACCGATGGGCAACTTCACCAGCGCCCTGGACCCCGCGCATGTGAAGCATTATGTGGCCTTCGCGGCCGGCAGCGGCATCACGCCCATCCTCAGCATCCTGAAGACCGTATTGCGCGGCGAGCCGAAGAGCCGTTTCACTTTGTTCTATGGCAACACCGATGTGGACCGGATCATCTTCCGCGGCAAGCTGGAGGAGTTGAAGGCACAGTATGGCGAGCGGCTGGGGGTACACCATATCCTGACCCAGGGCCAGGACGAGGACACGCTCTTCAACGGCAGGATCACCACGGAGAAGGCCAGCCAATTGCTCGGCCGTTTCGTCACCGACAGTCTGGACAAGGAGTATTTCATCTGTGGCCCGGAACAGATGATGGTGAACGTGAGCGAGGCACTGGAGATGCTTGGGGTGGAGAAGAAGCGCATCCATATCGAGCTCTTCACCACGCCCGTGACGGCCGAGGCCAAAGCACCACCCCAGGCCGTGGGCGATGGGGCCTTCTCCGGCATGGCGAAGGTGACCGTGATCCTCGATGGGCGTGAGACGGTCCTGGATGTCCGCGCCAGCGGCGATGCCGTGCTGGATGTGGCCTTGGATGCCGGACTGGACGTGCCATTCGCCTGCAAGGGCGCGGTGTGCTGCACGTGCAAGGCCCGCGTGGTGAAAGGCCAGGTGGAGATGGCGATGAACTACGCCCTGACGGACGAGGAGGTGGAGGATGGCTACGTGCTCACCTGCCAGACGCATCCGCGAAGCGCGGAGGTGACCATCGACTACGACCAGCACTGA
- a CDS encoding response regulator → MSNAMPLRHVEPKPVVVFVDDDAGNRQAFKAAFRHAMEVLTAADLAEVWQHLAQHRVHVVITDQRMPGTRGSELLSLVRDRYPHVRRMLVTAYSDLEAIIDAVNNGGVTKYFAKPWVNDQIQQAVKQAFQEIRTEEERVERLERLEETNRQLEFALRQRLLS, encoded by the coding sequence ATGTCCAATGCCATGCCCCTGCGCCATGTGGAACCGAAGCCCGTGGTGGTCTTCGTGGACGATGATGCGGGCAATAGACAGGCCTTCAAGGCGGCCTTCCGCCATGCCATGGAAGTGCTCACCGCCGCTGACCTCGCTGAGGTTTGGCAGCACCTGGCCCAGCATCGGGTGCATGTGGTGATCACCGATCAGCGCATGCCGGGTACCCGGGGCAGCGAGTTGCTCTCCCTGGTGCGCGACCGGTATCCTCATGTCCGCCGCATGCTGGTGACCGCCTATTCGGACCTGGAGGCCATCATCGATGCCGTGAACAACGGTGGTGTGACGAAGTACTTCGCGAAGCCCTGGGTGAACGACCAGATCCAGCAGGCCGTGAAGCAGGCCTTCCAGGAGATCCGTACCGAGGAGGAACGGGTCGAACGTTTGGAGCGGCTGGAGGAGACCAACAGGCAACTCGAGTTCGCCCTGCGCCAAAGGCTTCTGTCCTAG
- a CDS encoding glycosyltransferase family 2 protein, protein MEAGERPYLSIVSPVYMAEELVAPLVKRVSAAAEGIGRPFEIVLVEDGSPDGSWEAIRSACAKHPHVVGAKLSRNFGQHHAISAGLAIARGEWVVVMDCDLQDRPEEIKALLDKAHTGYDAVLARRAVRQDGPLKRLSSSVFYSILGWLTGVPQDPAIANFGVYHRKLVDAIVAMPESIRYFPTMVRWVGFRRTTVDVEHATRPSGRTSYGLRKLIHLALDICLAYSDKPLRLVVLTGMLVSFVGFGFAVYTILMALRGEIAVLGYASLIVSIWILSGLVILILGVVGLYVGKTFEGVKQRPAFIIDTILRDAH, encoded by the coding sequence ATGGAAGCAGGCGAACGGCCGTACTTGTCCATCGTCAGTCCGGTGTACATGGCGGAAGAACTGGTTGCCCCCCTGGTGAAGCGGGTATCCGCCGCAGCTGAAGGGATCGGCCGTCCTTTCGAGATCGTGTTGGTGGAGGACGGAAGCCCCGATGGCAGTTGGGAAGCCATTCGATCGGCCTGCGCGAAGCACCCGCATGTGGTGGGCGCCAAGCTGAGCCGCAATTTCGGTCAGCATCATGCGATCTCCGCCGGCCTCGCCATCGCGCGTGGCGAATGGGTGGTGGTGATGGATTGCGACCTGCAGGATCGGCCCGAGGAGATCAAGGCCCTGCTGGACAAGGCGCATACCGGATACGATGCGGTGCTGGCGCGCAGGGCGGTCCGTCAGGACGGGCCGCTCAAGCGGCTCTCCTCATCGGTCTTCTACAGCATCCTGGGCTGGCTCACCGGTGTACCCCAGGATCCGGCCATCGCCAATTTCGGGGTCTATCACCGCAAGCTGGTGGACGCCATCGTGGCCATGCCCGAGAGCATACGCTATTTCCCCACCATGGTGCGCTGGGTGGGATTCCGTCGCACCACGGTCGATGTGGAACACGCCACCAGACCATCGGGCCGGACCTCCTACGGCCTGCGCAAGCTCATCCATCTCGCCTTGGACATCTGCCTGGCGTACTCCGACAAACCATTGCGGCTGGTCGTACTCACCGGGATGCTCGTCTCATTCGTGGGCTTCGGCTTCGCCGTGTACACCATCCTCATGGCGCTCCGTGGGGAGATCGCGGTGCTGGGCTATGCCAGTCTCATCGTGTCCATCTGGATCCTTTCCGGGCTGGTCATCCTCATTCTGGGCGTGGTGGGCCTTTACGTGGGCAAGACCTTCGAAGGCGTGAAGCAGCGCCCCGCTTTCATCATCGACACCATCCTGCGCGATGCCCACTGA
- a CDS encoding Rv1355c family protein — MTFLTDALRGASATGLDTYRPEFFRLALPGDRERLEELLKRDPRIVTHDALHGQLTELVRSLNPSRQFNRQELDAAAQAHLGMVPGEEYGVWAHYPWSGRLVHLLDEPEFALVRTDRNRNKITRQEQALLSTKRIGVIGLSVGQSVALTLALERGFGELRLADFDQLELSNLNRIRGGVHQLGINKAVLAAREIAEMDPFLRVTCFTEGITRGNIDRFLTDGGKLDILVEECDSVEMKILARQRAKAHRIAVVMDTNDRGMIDVERFDLEPDRPILHGLIDHLDLEAATHARTMEEKIPYLAPMAGLDHLSPRMKASMIEVGHTITSWPQLATSTVLGGALTGDVCRRIALDEFRVSGRWYVDMEALIGGAGAQAPSPAPPLEPDAPAQEVVVTLPSEPTSLAGRGHGGLSTQEARDLAEAGAMAPSADNMQPWRFELVEGRLLLWHDPARSTSVLDPDRLIPHIGLGMCVENILLRAAERGMDLHCDTLPLSEDHDLVAVFSRNGANSTVDPALGRFLAARHTNRQKGDGRPIPTLQLERLVREVRSVDGAELHTITDGAAIDTLAVLQGAADRLRIMNEHGHREFFQHQLRWNTQEAERHRDGLDIATLELGAAGRVGMRMAAAPMAIRTLGAMGGGGALEKLSADTVRTSSAVVLLSMPSLDFAQRIDGGRAAQRLWLCATALGLAVHPLSAPIFLGQHARRDGSGFKPQERQEALDLWEQLVQLFRINDREPLFMVRLSYAPPPSARSLRRPLSALFTQHETVTT, encoded by the coding sequence ATGACCTTTCTGACCGACGCCCTCAGGGGCGCTTCGGCGACCGGCTTGGACACGTACAGGCCGGAGTTCTTCCGCTTGGCCTTACCGGGGGACCGGGAAAGGCTGGAGGAACTGCTGAAGCGCGACCCACGGATCGTGACGCACGACGCGTTGCACGGTCAACTCACCGAATTGGTGCGGTCGCTGAACCCATCCCGGCAGTTCAACCGACAAGAACTTGACGCCGCCGCCCAGGCACACTTGGGCATGGTCCCCGGTGAGGAGTACGGCGTGTGGGCCCATTACCCATGGTCCGGCCGCCTGGTTCATCTTCTGGATGAGCCGGAATTCGCCCTGGTCCGCACCGATCGCAACCGGAACAAGATCACCCGGCAGGAACAGGCCCTCTTGTCGACCAAGCGCATCGGGGTCATCGGACTGAGCGTGGGCCAGAGCGTGGCCCTGACACTGGCTTTGGAGCGCGGCTTCGGTGAGTTGCGATTGGCCGACTTCGACCAACTGGAGTTGAGCAACCTGAACCGGATCCGGGGTGGGGTGCACCAACTGGGCATCAACAAAGCCGTTCTGGCGGCCCGCGAGATCGCCGAGATGGACCCCTTCCTTCGGGTGACCTGCTTCACCGAGGGGATCACACGTGGGAATATCGACCGCTTCCTCACCGACGGAGGCAAGCTCGACATCCTGGTGGAGGAATGTGACAGTGTGGAGATGAAGATCCTGGCCCGGCAGCGAGCCAAGGCCCATCGGATCGCGGTGGTAATGGACACCAATGACCGCGGCATGATCGATGTGGAGCGCTTCGACCTGGAACCCGATCGGCCCATCCTCCATGGCCTGATCGACCATCTGGACCTGGAGGCCGCGACCCACGCCCGCACCATGGAGGAGAAGATACCCTACCTGGCGCCCATGGCGGGGCTGGACCACCTGAGTCCGCGCATGAAGGCGAGCATGATCGAGGTGGGACATACCATCACATCCTGGCCCCAACTGGCCACAAGCACCGTGCTCGGCGGTGCGCTCACCGGGGATGTCTGCCGGAGAATAGCGCTGGACGAGTTCCGTGTTTCCGGCCGCTGGTATGTGGACATGGAAGCGTTGATCGGTGGTGCCGGCGCTCAGGCTCCTTCGCCCGCCCCACCCTTGGAGCCTGATGCTCCGGCCCAGGAAGTGGTGGTGACCCTACCAAGCGAACCCACATCCCTGGCAGGACGGGGCCATGGCGGATTGTCTACTCAAGAGGCCCGGGATCTGGCCGAAGCCGGTGCCATGGCACCATCGGCGGACAACATGCAGCCGTGGCGGTTCGAACTCGTGGAGGGTCGCCTGCTGCTGTGGCATGATCCGGCACGATCAACATCGGTGCTCGACCCGGACCGGCTGATACCCCACATCGGCTTGGGCATGTGCGTGGAGAACATCCTGCTGCGTGCTGCCGAGCGCGGCATGGACCTGCATTGCGACACCCTGCCCCTGTCGGAAGACCACGACCTGGTCGCCGTTTTCAGCCGCAATGGGGCCAATTCGACCGTAGACCCCGCATTGGGCCGGTTCCTGGCTGCAAGGCACACCAATCGCCAGAAGGGAGACGGGCGCCCCATTCCCACGTTGCAGTTGGAACGATTGGTCCGGGAAGTCCGGTCGGTCGACGGGGCCGAGCTCCACACCATCACGGATGGAGCGGCGATCGACACGTTGGCCGTGTTGCAGGGTGCCGCGGACAGGCTGCGCATCATGAACGAGCATGGGCACCGCGAGTTCTTCCAACACCAGTTGCGCTGGAACACCCAGGAGGCCGAACGTCACCGGGACGGGTTGGATATCGCGACACTGGAGCTTGGGGCAGCGGGGCGTGTGGGCATGCGCATGGCGGCGGCGCCCATGGCCATCCGCACGCTGGGCGCCATGGGCGGCGGCGGCGCCTTGGAGAAACTGTCCGCCGATACCGTGCGCACCTCCTCGGCCGTGGTGCTGCTCTCCATGCCTTCCCTCGATTTCGCGCAGCGGATCGATGGAGGACGTGCCGCCCAGCGTCTGTGGTTGTGCGCCACGGCATTGGGGCTGGCGGTGCATCCCCTTTCCGCTCCCATCTTCCTGGGCCAGCATGCCCGCCGCGATGGCTCGGGGTTCAAACCACAGGAGCGCCAGGAGGCCCTGGACCTCTGGGAACAACTGGTCCAACTCTTCCGCATCAACGACCGCGAACCCTTGTTCATGGTCCGCCTTTCCTACGCACCACCACCCAGCGCCCGTTCGCTCCGGCGACCCCTTTCGGCTCTGTTCACCCAACACGAGACCGTAACGACCTGA
- a CDS encoding response regulator: protein MNQHKDERIKVLFVDDEEGNLKAFRTTFRRDMEVLVASSGVEALEILEQEEVHVIVSDQRMPGMTGSEFLAVARERHPRAMRMLLTGYADLEAVVAAVNKGGIYAYATKPWDANDLKLRIEQAFEIHQLRAQKDRLLQQYQQVFDNAADPIVIVDHRGRILDANAACGRLIGMPLEELMRTRFTDHLENASSLVRSLKARRKGREFINVDITVRDRKGDLLDCLMTATYLDKHGQQRDVFQAILKDISDRRQEEKRLLKLNADLDRRVSVRTAQLLEALEDLGSFSYTVAHDLRSPLKNILALSGHLHSHAEDNGDGDVLAFTERISKASQRMIELVDDLLRFSQTNTRDLERRDVELHALVEDLVRQHVPEHRRAEVRIDIAPGTTLLADPPMLLVLLQNLLSNALKFTRTEERPEIVIAHTTQGDRHIIEVRDNGVGFDPKHKDHAFGVFKRLHTADQFEGSGVGLAIVQRIVAKHGGEVSAQSAVGQGTIIRVSLPSSSSAQEAIPFVKVA from the coding sequence ATGAACCAGCACAAGGACGAACGGATCAAGGTGCTCTTCGTGGACGACGAGGAAGGCAACCTCAAGGCCTTCCGAACCACATTCCGCCGCGACATGGAGGTGCTCGTGGCCTCATCCGGCGTTGAAGCACTGGAGATCCTGGAACAGGAAGAGGTGCACGTGATCGTGTCCGACCAGCGGATGCCGGGCATGACCGGCTCGGAGTTCCTGGCCGTGGCCAGGGAGCGACATCCGCGCGCCATGCGCATGCTGCTCACCGGATACGCCGATCTGGAGGCCGTGGTGGCGGCGGTGAACAAGGGCGGTATCTACGCCTACGCCACCAAGCCCTGGGATGCCAACGATCTGAAGCTGCGCATCGAACAGGCCTTCGAGATCCACCAGCTGCGTGCGCAGAAGGACCGCCTGTTGCAGCAATACCAGCAGGTGTTCGACAACGCCGCGGATCCCATCGTGATCGTGGACCACCGTGGCCGCATCCTGGACGCCAACGCCGCCTGTGGACGCCTCATCGGCATGCCGCTCGAGGAATTGATGAGAACTCGCTTCACCGATCACCTGGAGAACGCCTCCTCATTGGTCCGGTCGCTGAAAGCGCGGCGCAAGGGGCGCGAGTTCATCAACGTGGACATCACGGTGCGCGACCGCAAGGGCGATCTGCTGGACTGCCTGATGACCGCCACCTACCTGGACAAGCATGGTCAACAGCGGGACGTGTTCCAGGCCATCCTGAAGGACATCAGCGACCGCCGCCAGGAGGAGAAGCGCCTGTTGAAGCTCAACGCGGACCTGGACCGTCGCGTGTCCGTGCGCACCGCACAACTGCTCGAAGCCTTGGAAGACCTCGGCTCATTCTCCTACACCGTGGCGCATGACCTGCGTTCGCCATTGAAGAACATCCTGGCCTTGAGCGGTCATCTGCACAGCCATGCCGAGGACAACGGCGACGGGGACGTCCTCGCCTTCACCGAACGCATCAGCAAGGCCTCCCAGCGCATGATCGAGCTGGTGGACGACCTGTTGCGCTTCAGCCAGACCAACACGCGCGACCTGGAACGCCGGGACGTGGAACTCCATGCCCTGGTGGAGGATCTGGTGCGGCAGCATGTACCCGAGCATCGGCGCGCCGAGGTGCGGATCGACATAGCCCCAGGCACCACCCTGCTGGCCGACCCGCCCATGCTGCTGGTCCTCTTGCAGAACCTCCTCTCCAACGCGCTGAAGTTCACGCGCACGGAGGAGCGGCCCGAGATCGTGATCGCGCATACGACGCAAGGAGACCGGCACATCATCGAAGTGCGAGACAATGGGGTGGGTTTCGACCCCAAGCACAAGGACCATGCTTTTGGCGTGTTCAAGCGGCTGCACACCGCCGATCAGTTCGAGGGCTCCGGCGTGGGTTTGGCCATCGTGCAACGCATCGTGGCCAAGCACGGCGGGGAGGTCTCGGCACAGAGCGCCGTCGGCCAGGGTACCATCATCCGCGTGTCATTGCCCTCCTCCTCCTCGGCCCAGGAAGCGATCCCCTTCGTGAAAGTCGCCTGA
- a CDS encoding M1 family metallopeptidase produces MGLLLIRSMVAAGICASTVHVSAQCDRWQQRVRYSMDVAFDVRSHRYNAEASLQLVNNSPDTLRELWFHLYNNAFRPGSEMDVRSRTIEDPDNRVAARIAELQPHELGELVVERMSQGGKPVALEPMGTVLRATLSQPLLPGRSTTVNYAFRGQVPVQIRRSGRNSSEGVAYSMSQWYPKLAHYDHRGWHAYPYVGREFHGVWGDFDVKLTLDSAFTVAATGVLQNPEQIGHGYPAKKPLKRPAGDQLTWRFVAKDVHDFAWAADPDYVHFIEEVPGGPVMHFFHKNDPELAAVWKDLPGHMVKALHYLNEHFGRYPWPQYSFVQGGDGGMEYPMLTLITGRRRLGSLVGVSVHEFVHSWFHGMLASNEGRYAWMDEGMTQYASSKVMRHLFPRPEDPHASAFAGYKALVESPKHEPASIHADHFLSNFGYGVTAYNFGEVFVHQLGAVIGERTLAAGMLRYTRTCGFKHPEPIDFERVMEKQSGLELDWYFDQWINTTRQLDYGIHSILEVDGQLRITLERKGEMLMPVDLAVEERDGRITMYHIPLSLMRGPKPDGSEEWPSTTLPAWQWTDPTYSFTIPGRITRLATVTIDPLDRTADMDRSNDRVELPEGAGGYVKP; encoded by the coding sequence ATGGGTCTTCTCTTGATCCGGTCCATGGTGGCCGCCGGCATCTGCGCATCCACGGTGCATGTCAGTGCCCAATGCGACCGTTGGCAGCAACGTGTGAGGTACAGCATGGATGTGGCCTTCGATGTCCGATCGCATCGCTACAACGCGGAGGCCTCCCTGCAGCTCGTCAACAACAGCCCCGACACGTTGCGCGAATTGTGGTTCCATCTGTACAACAATGCCTTCAGGCCGGGCAGCGAGATGGATGTGCGGTCGCGTACCATCGAGGATCCGGACAACAGGGTGGCGGCACGCATCGCCGAATTGCAGCCCCATGAGCTGGGCGAACTCGTGGTGGAGCGCATGTCACAAGGAGGGAAGCCCGTGGCACTTGAACCGATGGGCACCGTGTTGCGCGCCACCTTGTCCCAGCCGCTGCTTCCCGGACGCAGCACCACGGTCAACTACGCGTTCCGGGGCCAGGTGCCCGTGCAGATACGCCGCAGCGGCCGCAACAGCAGCGAGGGTGTGGCCTACAGCATGTCGCAATGGTATCCCAAGCTCGCCCATTACGACCACCGGGGTTGGCACGCGTATCCCTACGTTGGGCGCGAATTCCATGGTGTGTGGGGCGACTTCGATGTCAAACTCACCCTGGACAGCGCCTTCACCGTGGCCGCCACCGGTGTGCTGCAGAACCCGGAGCAGATCGGGCATGGCTACCCCGCGAAAAAGCCATTGAAGCGTCCTGCCGGTGACCAACTCACCTGGCGTTTCGTGGCCAAGGATGTGCATGACTTCGCCTGGGCGGCGGATCCTGACTATGTGCACTTCATCGAGGAGGTACCCGGCGGACCGGTGATGCACTTCTTCCACAAGAACGACCCCGAGCTGGCCGCCGTGTGGAAGGACCTGCCCGGCCACATGGTGAAGGCGCTGCACTACCTGAACGAGCATTTCGGGAGATACCCCTGGCCGCAATACAGCTTTGTGCAGGGTGGCGATGGGGGCATGGAATACCCAATGCTGACGCTGATCACGGGCAGGCGCCGTCTAGGCAGCCTGGTGGGTGTGAGCGTGCATGAATTCGTGCACAGCTGGTTCCACGGCATGCTGGCGAGCAACGAGGGCCGTTACGCCTGGATGGACGAGGGCATGACCCAATATGCCAGCAGCAAGGTGATGCGACATCTCTTCCCACGGCCGGAGGATCCGCACGCGAGCGCCTTCGCGGGCTACAAGGCCCTGGTGGAAAGCCCCAAGCACGAGCCGGCCAGCATCCACGCGGACCACTTCCTCAGCAATTTCGGATATGGCGTCACGGCCTACAATTTCGGGGAGGTGTTCGTCCATCAACTCGGCGCGGTGATCGGTGAGAGGACCCTCGCGGCCGGCATGCTGCGCTACACCAGGACCTGCGGCTTCAAGCACCCGGAACCCATCGACTTCGAGCGCGTGATGGAGAAGCAGAGCGGTCTGGAACTGGACTGGTACTTCGACCAGTGGATCAACACCACGCGCCAGTTGGACTACGGCATACACAGCATCCTGGAAGTGGATGGCCAGCTGCGCATCACACTTGAACGCAAGGGCGAGATGCTGATGCCGGTGGACCTGGCGGTGGAGGAGCGGGATGGCCGCATCACCATGTACCACATCCCCTTGTCGTTGATGCGAGGCCCCAAGCCGGATGGCAGCGAAGAATGGCCCAGCACAACGCTGCCCGCCTGGCAGTGGACCGACCCCACCTACAGCTTCACGATACCAGGCCGCATCACGCGATTGGCCACCGTCACCATCGACCCCCTGGATCGCACCGCCGACATGGACCGCAGCAACGACCGGGTGGAACTGCCGGAAGGGGCCGGGGGCTACGTGAAACCGTAA
- a CDS encoding GHKL domain-containing protein: MRAPCIALWPFLPALLAAQPLIEAGDRHEMRSIGHLVEILEDPNGVLTLEDAIATDGYERSQQAVPNFHVSRSTFWVRFGLRNTGNQEGLFLHIPQPDIGSMDIHAIARDGTSILEQRMGQSIPLSQWGNKDIDMWTRIPVPADGEATIYLRVSSDKLLRLPIHVGTGVALAEVRSWRDGFGGAYVGVILVMLLYNLFIFLSTRDRSYLHYVLYITLVGITQADFLGINKHYLWPESPWLGHGAAFVLTIITAVAANRFMHRFLNTEVHAPGTRRFAWFFYALFIVGLSMKAMGMDIVSYNLLQGATGGIALYQLIVGIIALRNGSRSARFFLIAWTIFLLGVMLFVLKDLDVLPYTSLTKSTMVVGSAVEVVLLSFGLADRINELRREKERSQAAALEASRENERIIREQNVILESKVQERTRALRESNEHLKRTQAQLVNAEKMASIGQLTAGIAHEINNPINFITSNIGPLRRNIQEILEVMKGYRSLEEGGAADRLRELKDLERRLDIATSIEELDDIIGSIAEGSSRTAEIVRGLRNFSRLDEDDLKESDLNEGIRSTLSVLAPQYRDRVTFRLELSDIPKVECFPGKVNQVFMNILTNAAQATIAKPGDHERLVTARTTCDGDTVTISISDNGTGMDEAVKARVFEPFFTTKPVGEGTGLGMAIVYSIVEEHHGAMEIESTPELGSEFKVTLPLRHSSLKEKRA; encoded by the coding sequence ATGCGTGCGCCCTGCATCGCCCTCTGGCCTTTCCTGCCCGCCCTGCTCGCCGCCCAGCCGCTGATCGAGGCGGGCGACCGGCATGAGATGCGATCCATCGGCCATTTGGTGGAGATCCTGGAAGATCCGAATGGCGTACTTACCCTCGAAGACGCGATCGCCACGGACGGTTACGAGCGGTCTCAGCAGGCGGTCCCCAACTTCCACGTATCCCGTTCAACATTCTGGGTGCGCTTCGGCCTGCGCAATACCGGCAACCAGGAAGGACTCTTTCTCCACATCCCGCAGCCGGACATCGGCAGCATGGACATCCATGCGATCGCGCGAGACGGCACCTCCATCCTGGAGCAGCGCATGGGCCAGTCCATACCCCTTTCACAATGGGGCAACAAGGACATTGACATGTGGACGCGCATTCCCGTTCCCGCAGATGGGGAGGCGACCATCTACCTGCGCGTATCCAGCGACAAGCTGCTGCGGCTGCCCATCCACGTGGGCACCGGCGTGGCGCTGGCCGAAGTGCGCAGTTGGCGCGACGGTTTCGGAGGGGCCTACGTCGGGGTGATCCTGGTGATGCTCCTGTACAACCTGTTCATCTTCCTTTCCACCCGGGACAGGAGCTACCTGCACTACGTCCTCTACATCACGCTGGTGGGCATCACCCAGGCCGATTTCCTGGGGATCAACAAGCACTACCTCTGGCCCGAAAGTCCATGGCTGGGCCACGGCGCCGCCTTCGTGCTCACCATCATCACGGCGGTGGCGGCCAACCGGTTCATGCACCGTTTCCTGAATACCGAGGTACATGCCCCGGGCACGCGACGCTTCGCCTGGTTCTTCTATGCGCTCTTCATCGTGGGTCTTTCCATGAAAGCCATGGGGATGGACATCGTCTCCTACAACCTGCTGCAGGGGGCCACGGGCGGCATCGCGCTCTACCAGCTCATCGTGGGCATCATCGCCTTGCGCAATGGATCGCGCAGCGCACGCTTCTTCCTCATCGCCTGGACCATATTCCTCTTGGGCGTGATGCTATTCGTGCTGAAGGACCTGGATGTGCTGCCCTATACCTCATTGACGAAGAGCACCATGGTGGTGGGTTCCGCAGTGGAGGTGGTGCTCCTCTCCTTCGGTCTAGCGGATCGCATCAATGAACTGCGGCGCGAAAAGGAACGTTCGCAGGCCGCTGCGCTCGAGGCCTCCCGGGAGAATGAACGCATCATCCGCGAGCAGAACGTGATCCTGGAATCGAAAGTGCAGGAACGCACGCGCGCCCTGCGGGAATCCAACGAGCACCTCAAACGCACCCAGGCCCAGCTGGTGAACGCCGAGAAGATGGCTTCCATCGGTCAACTCACGGCCGGTATCGCGCACGAGATCAACAACCCCATCAACTTCATCACCAGCAACATCGGGCCACTGCGGCGCAACATCCAGGAGATCCTCGAAGTGATGAAGGGTTACCGGTCCCTGGAGGAAGGAGGCGCCGCAGACCGCCTGCGCGAGTTGAAGGACCTGGAACGCCGGCTGGACATCGCCACCTCCATCGAGGAACTGGATGACATCATCGGCAGCATCGCCGAGGGCTCGTCCAGAACAGCGGAGATCGTGCGCGGACTGCGCAACTTCTCCCGCCTCGACGAGGACGACCTGAAGGAGTCCGACCTGAATGAGGGCATCCGCAGCACACTCTCCGTGCTCGCCCCCCAGTACCGCGACCGGGTGACCTTCCGGCTGGAGCTGAGCGACATCCCCAAGGTGGAGTGCTTCCCGGGCAAGGTCAACCAGGTCTTCATGAACATCCTCACCAACGCCGCGCAGGCCACCATCGCCAAGCCGGGCGATCACGAACGTCTGGTGACGGCGAGGACGACCTGTGATGGCGACACGGTGACCATCAGCATCAGCGACAATGGCACCGGCATGGACGAGGCCGTTAAGGCCCGTGTGTTCGAGCCCTTCTTCACCACCAAGCCCGTAGGCGAAGGCACGGGACTGGGCATGGCCATCGTGTACAGCATCGTGGAGGAACACCATGGTGCCATGGAGATCGAGAGCACACCGGAACTGGGGTCCGAATTCAAGGTCACACTACCGCTACGTCATTCCAGCTTGAAAGAGAAACGCGCATGA